The Brachyhypopomus gauderio isolate BG-103 chromosome 19, BGAUD_0.2, whole genome shotgun sequence DNA segment CCTCACCAGCTCACCATCATGAGCTCAAATATCAGAAATTGCCCTTAGCTCCGCCCTGCAGGTGAGGGGCGTGTGATATGATAGCTTTTCCCtgcaggtgaggggtgtgtgataTAATAGCCCCGCCCTGCAGGTGAGGGGCGTGTGATATGAAAGCCCCGCCCTGCAGGTGAGGGGCGTGTGTGATATGATAGCCCCGCCCTGCAGGTGAGGGGCGTGTGATATGATAGCCCCGCCCTGCAGGTGAGGGGCGTGTGATATGATAGCCCCGCCCTGCAGGTGAGGGGCGTGTGATATGATGGCTCCACCCTGCAGGTGAGGGGCGTGTGATATGATGGCTCCGCCCTGCAGGTGAGGGGCGTGTGATATGATGGCTCCGCCCTGCAGGGTAGGAGGATCACAACATTGTAGGATGTTTTGGTAACAGAGTCACTTAAAGAAAATGTTTAAACGTCAAATGCATCAGTTCTTGAGTTAGTTCTGTTTCCTGCTCTCCCtcccatctctcactctcactctctctctccatctctctctctcactctcactctctctctctctcactctctccctcccatctctctctctctctctctctctctctctctctccctcccatctctctctcaatctcactctctctctctctctctctctcactctctccctcccatctctctctcactctctctctctctctctctcactctctctctcactctctctctctcactctcactctttctctctctctctctctctctctctctctctctctctttctctctctctctttctcactctctctctctctctctctctctctttctctctctctctttctcactctcttctctctctctctctttctctctctctctctctctctctctctttctctctctctctttctcactctttctctctctctctctctctctctcactctctctctctctctctctctctctctctctctctctctctctctctctctctctctctccctctagtggtgtggggtggagttCTCTGGATCCCTCTTTCTCACAGGACCTGCTGGCCCGCACTCAGCAGGGGGAATTCTGGGTAGACGAAACAGAGTTCCAGCAGGACTTTGATGAGGTCACAGTCGGATATCCAATCAGTGATGACTTCCATCTCCAGAGCATCTACACAGGTAATGTCTACACGCAGGTCACTGCAGGGTCCACTGTAAAACACCTGAGCCAGGTAGACAGCGCTCTCACGCACCTTTACTTCACCTGCAGGCTCTTCTTTACCTCACACCAAGCACATGTGCGGCCGCTGGGTCAAAGGTCATTCCGCAGGCGGTTGCCGCAACAACAGTAGCTATGGCAACAACCCAAAGTTCTGGCTGCGTGTTGGGGAGGCAGGCGAGGTGTTGATGACTCTGCTGCAGTGCAGATGGAGCTCCCAGCGCAGTTACACGCAGCTGCCACCAGGGGGGAGCAAAAGCACCGCGCAGCACACGCAGTATCAGGCCATAGCTCTGCACGTGTGGAAGGTTAGTGGGTGAGAAcgtgtctcctcacacacctgctcctgtgtctcctcacacacctgtgtctcctcacacacctgctcctgtgtctcctcacacacctgtgtctcctcacacacctgcacctgtgtctcctcacacacctgtgtctcctcacacacctgctcctgtgtctcctcacacacctgtgtctcctcacacacctgctcctgtgtctcctcacacacctgtgtctcctcacacacctgctcctgtgtctcctcacacacctgtgtctcctcacacacctgtgtctcctcAGACACCTGCTCctgtgtctcctcacacacctgctcctgtgtctcctcacacacctgtgtctcctcacacacctgctcctgtgtctcctcacacacctgctcctgtgtctcctcacacacctgctcctgtgtctcctcacacacctgtgtctcctcacacacctgctcctgtgtctcctcacacacctgtgtctcctcacgcacctgtgtctcctcacacacctgcacctgtgtctcctcacacacctgtgtctcctcacacacctgcacctgtgtctcctcacacacctgtgtctcctcacacacctgtgtctcctcacacacctgctcctgtgtctcctcacacacctgtgtctcctcacacacctgtgtctcctcacacacctgctcctgtgtctcctcacacacctgtgtctcctcacacacctgctcctgtgtctcctcacacacctgtgtctcctcacacacctgtgtctcctcacacacctgctcctgtgtctcctcacacacctgctcctgtgtctcctcacacacctgctcctgtgtctcctcacacacctgctcctgtgtctcctcacacacctgcagggTTTGTAGCTCTGTTCAGTTTGTGCCTGTCCTGGTTATTTTTTCAGGTGGACAGGAAGCACTTTAACCTGGTCCAAACGCTAAACGCCGAGCCCTGtgcgtcctcacacacacacgcgtacgaGCGGGAGGtggttgtacacacacacctgagcgcTGGGCTCCACCTGCTCGTCCCCAGCACCTTCACACAGGGAGCAGAGGGAGACTTCCTGCTCCGAGTGTACGCCACCAGCCCTGTGGGGCTCAGGtgtggatgcacacacacacacacacacgcacacacacacgtatgcacacacatatataaacacacacacacacacacatatatatatataaacacacacacacacacacacatatatataaacacgcacacacacacacacatatatataaacacacacacacacacacacacacacacacacatatataaacacacacacacacatatataaacacacacacacacacacacacacacacatataaacacacatatatataaacacacacacacacacacacacacatatatataaacacacacacacacacacacacacacacacataaacacacatacacacacacacatatatataaacacacacacacacacacacacacacatataaacacacacacacacacactatatatatatatattatgtgtgtgtgtgtttatatatatatatatatatatatatatatatatatatatatatatatatatatatatatatatatatatataacacacacacataaacacacacacacatatataaacacacacacacacacacatataaacacacacacacacacacacacacacacatatataaacacacacacacacacacacacacacatatataaacacacacacacacacacagacacacacacacatatataaacacacacacacacagacacacacacacacagacacacacacacatataaacacacacacacacatataaacacacacacatatataaacacacacacacacactcacatatatatatatatatatataaacacacacacacacacacacacacataaacacacacacacacatatatatatatatataaacacccacacacacacatgcacacatgcacgcacatatatataaacacacacaaacacacccgcacgcacgcacacacacacatataaacacacacacacaaacacacacacacatatataaacacacacacacaaacacacacacatatataaacacacacacacacacacacacacacacacacacatatatatatatatatatatatatatatatatatatatatatataaacacacacacataaacacacacacacataaacacacacatacacacatatatataaagatccacacacacacacgcacgcacacatatataaacacacacacacacgcacgcacacacacaaacacactcagacacacacacacatataaacacacacacaaacacacacacacacacatataaacacacacacacacacacacattaacacactcacacacacacacacacacatatataaacatatactctttatctctctttctctcatttattctctctctcccacccctctgtttctcttacacactctctctctctccagtgcaGTAAAGGTGAAGGCGGAGCCACAGTGTGTGGGCGGGGACTGGGAGACGGTCATGGTGTCCGGCCGCTGGACAGCTGGCTCCACTGCCGGGGGGGGTCGCAACTTCCCCTCGCATGGCCAGAACCCCCGTGTGCCCCTCACTGTGACCTATGACCCCGGGGGCACCAACGTTGAGGTCACCTTACGCCAGCACAGCTCGGAGAATGACCTACAAGCTATCGGCTTCCATATTTATAAGGTCAGAAGAGAGGTCAGAAGAGAGGTCAGAACAGAGGTCACCTTCGGATGCCTGGACTGGGTGTACTGCATTATGATGTCATAGGCTCTCACCTGTGACATCATGTGTGTTGTTGGTGCTCATAATGGCAGGGAGTCAGCCAGTCACTCTTaatctcactctcaccctcacactcactctcactctcaccctcacactcactctcacactcaccctcacactcactctcagtgTAAATGTGGCCAAACAGCTTGTTTAAAAACAGCGACAACAACAACCAAAAAAAGACTCAGATGTAGCTACTGTTGCTAAGGGGACCAGGCTAATGCGTCATGCTACACAGGACGGAAAGGATTTGCTAATAAACAGACCATTTAGAGCAACAATGTGTGCTGGGAGAAACGACAGAATCATCACAGTCGTCTTCAGAACCTTTGGGGGGAAACACCGTCTGTTTCCTCCTAATGCAGCATCCGGGAGCCTAGACGATGACTCACGACCTCTCCGTGACCTTCTGGGCAGTTAGCACAGCACCTAGAGTAACTCAGTTACTGCTGCAGCTAACACCAGCCCAGGAGACTCAAATATACTCCACCTAACACCAGGAGACTCAGTTATACTCCACCTAACACCAGGAGACTCAGATATACTCCACCTAACACCAGGAGACTCAGATATACTCCATCTAACACCAGGAGACTCAGATATACTCCACCTAACACCAGGAGACTCAGATATACTGCACCTAACACCAGGAGACTCAGTTATATTCCACCTAACACCAGGAGACTTAGATATACTCCACCTAACACCAGGAGACTCGGATATACTGCACCTAACACCAGGAGACTTGGATATACTCCACCTAACACCAGGAGACTCAGATATACTCCACCTAACACCAGGAGACTCAGATATACTGCACCTAACACCAGGAGACTCAGATATACTCCACCTAAAACCAGGAGACTCGGATATACTCCACCTAACACCAGGAGACTCGGTTATACTCCACCTAACACCAGGAGACTCGGATATACTCCACCTAACACCAGGAGACTGAGTTATACTCCACCTAACACCAGGAGACTCGGTTATACTCCACCTAACACCAGGAGACTCAGATATACTCCACCTAACACCAGGAGACTCAGATATACTCCACCTTAAACCAGGAGACTCGGATATACTCCACCTAACACCAGGACACTCGGTTATACTCCACCTAACACCAGGAAACTCGGATATACTCCACCTAACACCAGGAGACTGAGTTATACTCCACCTAACACCAGGAGACTCGGTTATACTCCACCTAACACCAGGAGACTCAGATATACTCCACCTAACACCAGGAGACTCAGATATACTCCACCTAACACCAGGAGACTCAGATATACTCCACCTAACACCAGGAGACTCAGATATACTCCACCtaaaaccaggagactcagatATACATCCTGAAAACTTACTTGATGTTGGTTTTATGTTGTTTTTATAGTATTTCTTGAATATGTCTTACTCACAATgctgctgtttctctctctctttctgcctctgtatgtgtatgcgtgtgtgggtgtatgtgtgtgcgcgtgtttttctgcacatatctgtgtgtgtaggtcactGATAGTGAGGCGGTCTCCATGGTAATCTCAGGTGCAGTGCAGCCCTCTGTAAGCTGTGTTCCTCACGCTCACTCTCAGGAGGTCAGTGTGCGGTGTagactgccccctgctggttacATCATCCTGCCGTCCACATACCAGCCTGACTGCAGCGCAGaatacacactcaccatcaAACATAGgatacacaggtacacacacacacacacacacactcacactcaccatcaaacacaggatacacaggtacacacacacacacacacacacacacacacacacacactcaccatcaaacacaggatacacaagtacacacacacatacacacacacacacacacacacacacactcaccatcaaACATAGgatacacaggtacacacacacacacacactcaccatcaaacacaggatacacaggtacacacacacacacacacacacatacactcaccatcAAACATAGgatacacaggtacacacacacacacacacacacacacacacacacacacacacacacacacacacacacacacacacccaccatcaaacacaggatacacaagtacacacacacacacacacacacaccatcaaacacaggatacacaggtacacacacacacacacacacactcaccatcaaacacaggatacacaggtacacacacacacacacacacacacacactcaccatcaaACATAGgatacacaggtacacacacacacacacacacacacactcacacacacacacacactcaccatcaaACATAGgatacacaggtacacacacacacacacacacacacactcactatcaAACACAGgatacacaagtacacacacacatacacacacacacaccatcaaacataggatacacaggtacacacacacacacccccaccatcaaacacaggatacacaagtacacacacacatacacacacacacacaccatcaaacatAGGAtacacaggtgtacacacacacacacacccaccatcaaacacaggatacacaagtacacacacacacacacacacacaccatcaaacacaggatacacaggtacacacacacacacacacactcaccatcaaacacaggatacacaggtacacacacacacacacacacacacacacacacactcaccatcaaACATAGgatacacaggtacacacacacacacacacacacacactcacacacacacacacactcaccatcaaACATAGgatacacaggtacacacacacacacacacactcactatcaAACACAGgatacacaagtacacacacacatacacacacacacaccatcaaacataggatacacaggtacacacacacacacccccaccatcaaacacaggatacacaagtacacacacacatacacacacacacaccatcaaacatAGGAtacacaggtgtacacacacacacacacccaccatcaaacacaggatacacaagtacacacacacacacacacacacacacacaccatcaaacacaggatacacaggtacacacacacacacacacacacacacacacactcaccatcaaACATAGgatacacaggtacacacacacacacacacacacacacacacactcaccatcaaACATAGgatacacaggtacacacacacacacacacacacacacaccatcaaacacaggatacacaggtacacacacacacactcaccatcaaATACAGGATACACAggtacacatgctcacacacacacacacacacactcaccatcaaATACAGGAtacacatactctcacacacacacacacacacacacacacacacacacacacacacactcacacacagacttacCATCAAACACAGTatacataagcacacacacttacacatgctcacacaggaaaagacacacacacacacacacactcatgatcAAACAGTTTAAAATCTTGTTGTgtaatgaatgtgtgtttgtgtaatgaacactcaggtgtgtgttgtttgtgtaatgAACACGCagatgtgtgttgtttgtgtaatgAACACGCaggtgtgttgtttgtgtaatgaacacaggtgtgtgtttgtgtaatgaacacgcaggtgtgtgtttgtgtaatgaacacaggtgtgtgtttgtgtaatgaacacgcaggtgtgtgtttgtgtaatgaacacaggtgtgtgtttgtgtaatgaacacaggtgtgtgtttgtgtgtgcaggaagGCGTTGAGCAGTCAGGAGTGTTTGGGCCAGACGATTCAGGAGGTGaactctgtgttttttgttcatATTTGATTTGGGTTTCAGGTGTCTGTATGATGCATGTAAACCCTCCCTCCATGGGTGTAAGGGGGTGTGGCTTATCCTCCAGCTGTGTCAGACTGACCCCAGGGACCCTGGTCTAGTTAACCTGCTTATGAAATTCAAGACTGAAAAACAATAAGGATCCAATTTGAATTTTCCATATTGTAAAAGAAGAGCAAAATATGTAAAAATCTCTTATTGAAGTAGGAAACTACATAACTAGAAAACAAAAATTACTTTTCTAAATAATGTTACAGATTAATTATACATTACAATCTTTTTATCTCTGTTTGTTTCCACAGATCTCGCATGTCTCCGTGATGAGTCTATAGGGAGGAGTGTTTctcggccccgccccctgacccACTCAAACACCCCCTGGTCAGACGGGGTCACTCTGACCTCTGGCTGGTGATGAAGGCAGCTGTGGTCTAGCGTAGCGCGCTAGCGTGTAGCATGACGCTGGCGTGGGCCGTGGGGGTGTGGACTGTGGGGGTGTGGACCGTGGGGGCGGGGCAATAATGGAAGCAGATGCTGTTCGGTCCTGCAGACTAACCAAAACTGTTGACCCTGCTGTCCTGGTAACTCCCTGTACCACCAGCACAAACATGGAGGGATGGAACTCACTGCTACTGGACCAAACACACGACATACCTgcaacacagagacagagagagagagagggagagagatagagagaaagagagagagagagagagagagagagagacagagagacagacagacagagggagagagagcacttGTTGCCAGGAAGTTGGATCAGCACCAGGAGGCTGAGGAGTGAGTCCACTTGATGGGTGATGTGATTGACGTGTGTGACGGTGTTGTGGACGAGGGACCCTTAGTGGAGTTAGAGCAGTTAGCACTGAGCTAAAGACTGGCCTGTCACCACAGTGACCCAGTGTGTGTTTACATCCTGATCttccccttgtgtgtgtgtgtgtgtgtgtgtgtgtgtgtgtgtgtaagagtgtgtgttttttgtgccTCGAGATGATCCTATGAGTAAACAGACTGAAAACAGTTAATGGTCTGAATTATTGTTTGTGCtgtagtaatgtaatgtaagtgAATGAtctgtatatataaaaaaactcaaaaagaacaaaaacttgATTTTGATCTTTACGGGAAATGAGATGAGCAGCCAGCCTCACATTCATGTATGACCTGTTAACTGAAGATGATCACCACAGTTAACACAGATCACCACAGTTAACACAGATCACCACAGTTCAAACAGATCACCACAGTTAACACAGATCACCACAGTTCAAACAGATCACCACAGTTAACACAGATCACCACAGTTAACACAGATCACCACAGTTAAAACAGATCACCACAGTTAACACAGATCACCAcactagaggtctgcgcgggactgcttttttaatcccgctcccgcttgtttttaTCCcgccccgcccgcaatcctaatatgaattgaattaattaaatttatttatacttatgtatttattaaatcaGCAATATAGcaatggatcgcgctgtcccatttcttaccacagtccaaacacatgccgtcaggtgacgtacaccaacactttctgacatcaaTCACAAGCCGATttacatctccattaattacaatggaatatgacttccatacatcagactttcctgtagtttgcttaattgtggtgtattcgcctgttttaattgaattttccacagctgaaactggttgaccgtctacaatCTCCATCACCATCAAACATAGgatacacaggtacacacacacacacacacacacacacacacacacaccatcaaacacaggatacacaagtacacacacacatacacacacactcaccatcaaACATAGgatacacaggtacacacacacacactcacacacacacacacactcaccatcaaACATAGgatacacaggtacacacacacacacacacacacacaccatcaaacacaggatacacaagtacacacacacatacacacacactcaccatcaaACATAGgatacacaggtacacacacacacacactcactatcaAACACAGgatacacaagtacacacacacatacacacacacacacacacaccatcaaacataggatacacaggtacacacacacacacccaccatcaaacacaggatacacaggtacacacacacatacacacacacacaccatcaaacataggatacacaggtacacacacacacacacacaccatcaaacataggatacacaggtacacacgcacacacacccaccatcaaacacaggatacacaagtacacacacacacacacacacacacacacaccatcaaacataggatacacaggtacacacacacacacacccaccatcaaacacaggatacacaagtacacacacacacacacacacacacacacacacaccatcaaacacaggatacacaggtacacacacacacacactcaccatcaaACATAGgatacacaggtacacacacacacactcaccatcaaACATAGgatacacaggtacacacacacacacacacacacaccatcaaacacaggatacacaagtacacacacacatacacacacacacacaccatcaaacacaggatacacaggtacacacacacactcaccatcaaATACAGGATACACAggtacacatgctcacacacacacacacactcaccatcaaATACAGGAtacacatactctcacacagacacacacacacacacacacacacacacacacactcacacacagacttacCATCAAACACAGTatacataagcacacacacttacacatgctcacacaggaaaagacacacacacactcattatcAAACAGTTTAAAATCTTGTTGTgtaatgaatgtgtgtttgtgtaatgaacactcaggtgtgtgttgtttgtgtaatgAACACGCagatgtgtgttgtttgtgtaatgAACACGCAGGTGTGTTGTTTGTATAATgaacacaggtgtgtgtttgtgtaatgaacacgcaggtgtgtgtttgtgtaatgaacacaggtgtgtgtttgtgtaatgaacacaggtgtgtgtttgtgtgtgcaggaagGCGTTGAGCAGTCAGGAGTGTTTGGGCCAGACGATTCAGGAGGTGaactctgtgttttttgttcatATTTGATTTGGGTTTCAGGTGTCTGTATGATGCATGTAAACCCTCCCTCCATGGGTGTAAGGGGGTGTGGCTTATCCTCCAGCTGTGTCAGACTGACCCCAGGGACCCTGGTCTAGTTAACCTGCTCAAGAAATTCAAGACTGAAAAACAATAAGGA contains these protein-coding regions:
- the capn10 gene encoding calpain-10, encoding METAARDAALFEDADFAADDSSLFSDYATPLSQLVSGITWLRPQHICRDPCLFPESRPEAYPKQGILGDCWLLCACNMLLKSQALLEQVMPPRQCVWGERGYRGEFRFRFWHCGVWREVLVDDRLPCTNNTLCFSRCHSTSAFWVALLEKAYAKLHGSYEKLWAGQVCEAVVDLSGGVAERWSLKSAVDTPTGRSLLPELSEEMRKRSYISCCVHSTPAGVSVLGEFHALSVEEWTDVNTTSGGRVRLLRIRNPWGRRSWGGAWNEGGVGWSSLDPSFSQDLLARTQQGEFWVDETEFQQDFDEVTVGYPISDDFHLQSIYTGSSLPHTKHMCGRWVKGHSAGGCRNNSSYGNNPKFWLRVGEAGEVLMTLLQCRWSSQRSYTQLPPGGSKSTAQHTQYQAIALHVWKVDRKHFNLVQTLNAEPCASSHTHAYEREVVVHTHLSAGLHLLVPSTFTQGAEGDFLLRVYATSPVGLSAVKVKAEPQCVGGDWETVMVSGRWTAGSTAGGGRNFPSHGQNPRVPLTVTYDPGGTNVEVTLRQHSSENDLQAIGFHIYKVTDSEAVSMVISGAVQPSVSCVPHAHSQEVSVRCRLPPAGYIILPSTYQPDCSAEYTLTIKHRIHRKALSSQECLGQTIQEISHVSVMSL